One Pseudodesulfovibrio cashew DNA window includes the following coding sequences:
- the thrS gene encoding threonine--tRNA ligase has translation MQIDVSGKQVDLADGASCADALKEGLSKKQFKNVVVAKCGETLLDLTTVVPTTCTTLEPVFADSEEGLNVIRHSTAHLMAEAVKKLYPTAKVTIGPAIKDGFYYDFDFERPFTPEDLEAIEKEMLSSVGANKEFSCRTVSADEAREYFADLGEDYKGELIDDLGSDEYSIYTHGEFADLCRGPHVARTGMLKAFKLLSVAGAYWRGDEKNKQLQRIYGTAWQDPKALKKYLFQLEEAKKRDHRKLGNQLDLFSFNEEVGPGMALWHPKGMLIRAILEDFERKEHLKRGYDLVQGPLILKRELWEKSGHYENYRENMYFTEIDEQAYGIKPMNCLAHMIIYKRKIMSYRDLPQRYFELGVVHRHEKSGVLHGLMRVRTFTQDDAHLICRPDQIEEEILNLIKFYSDIYSLFDYDFQVELSTRPEKSIGSDEDWEVATEALRQALEKYGMKYAINEGDGAFYGPKIDFHLLDSIGRSWQCGTIQVDFTLPERFDIVYVGEDGERHRPVMIHRAMLGSIERFIGMLTEHCAGAYPVWLAPVQVRLMNVTDAQFDFVKKAEAFFKGKGIRVEADVRNEKLGYKIREAQVEKIPYMLVIGDKEVEAGCVNIRSRDGEDPGLVTLEEAAQLVLEAAKAPFEAGGMCYSFSG, from the coding sequence GTGCAGATCGACGTCTCCGGCAAACAGGTTGACCTGGCTGACGGCGCTTCATGCGCCGACGCCCTCAAGGAAGGGCTGTCCAAGAAACAGTTCAAGAACGTTGTCGTGGCCAAGTGCGGCGAGACCCTCTTGGACCTGACCACCGTCGTTCCCACTACCTGCACCACTCTCGAGCCCGTCTTCGCGGACAGCGAAGAGGGGCTTAACGTTATTCGCCACTCCACCGCCCACCTCATGGCCGAGGCGGTCAAGAAGCTGTACCCCACCGCCAAGGTGACCATCGGCCCGGCCATCAAGGACGGCTTCTACTACGATTTCGACTTTGAGCGTCCGTTCACGCCCGAAGACCTGGAGGCCATCGAAAAGGAGATGCTCTCCTCGGTCGGCGCGAACAAGGAGTTCTCCTGCCGCACCGTGTCCGCCGACGAGGCCCGCGAGTACTTCGCCGACCTGGGCGAGGACTATAAGGGTGAGCTCATTGACGACCTGGGCTCGGACGAATATTCCATTTATACCCATGGCGAGTTCGCCGACCTGTGCCGAGGCCCCCACGTGGCCCGCACCGGCATGCTCAAGGCCTTCAAGCTGCTTTCCGTTGCTGGCGCCTACTGGCGCGGTGACGAGAAGAACAAGCAGCTCCAGCGCATCTACGGCACTGCCTGGCAGGACCCCAAGGCGCTGAAGAAGTATCTGTTCCAGCTGGAAGAGGCCAAGAAGCGCGATCACCGCAAGCTGGGCAACCAGCTCGACCTCTTCTCCTTCAACGAGGAAGTCGGACCGGGCATGGCCCTGTGGCATCCCAAGGGGATGCTTATTCGTGCCATCCTGGAGGACTTCGAGCGCAAGGAGCACCTCAAGCGGGGCTACGACCTGGTCCAGGGGCCGCTCATCCTCAAGCGCGAGCTGTGGGAGAAGTCCGGTCACTACGAGAACTACCGTGAGAACATGTACTTCACGGAGATCGACGAGCAGGCATACGGCATCAAGCCCATGAACTGCCTGGCGCACATGATCATCTATAAAAGAAAGATCATGAGCTACCGCGATCTGCCCCAGCGCTACTTCGAACTGGGCGTGGTCCACCGCCACGAGAAATCCGGCGTGCTCCACGGTTTGATGCGCGTGCGCACCTTCACCCAGGACGACGCCCATCTCATCTGCCGTCCGGACCAGATCGAGGAGGAAATCCTCAACCTGATCAAGTTCTACAGCGACATCTATTCCCTGTTCGACTACGATTTCCAGGTGGAGCTCTCCACCCGGCCGGAGAAGTCCATCGGTTCGGACGAGGACTGGGAAGTCGCCACCGAGGCCCTTCGTCAGGCCTTGGAAAAATACGGCATGAAGTATGCCATCAACGAAGGCGACGGCGCGTTCTACGGGCCCAAGATCGACTTCCATCTGCTCGATTCCATCGGAAGGTCCTGGCAGTGCGGGACAATTCAGGTGGATTTCACCTTGCCAGAGCGGTTTGACATAGTATATGTCGGCGAGGACGGTGAGCGCCACCGCCCCGTTATGATCCATCGCGCCATGCTCGGTTCCATCGAACGTTTCATCGGGATGTTGACGGAACACTGTGCTGGTGCGTATCCTGTTTGGCTTGCGCCGGTCCAGGTCCGCCTGATGAACGTGACCGATGCGCAATTTGATTTTGTTAAGAAAGCCGAGGCGTTCTTCAAGGGCAAGGGGATCCGCGTTGAAGCGGACGTCCGGAACGAAAAGCTCGGCTACAAGATACGGGAAGCTCAGGTTGAGAAGATCCCGTATATGCTGGTAATCGGCGATAAAGAAGTTGAAGCCGGGTGTGTCAACATCCGCTCCCGTGACGGAGAAGACCCCGGCCTGGTGACATTGGAAGAAGCCGCGCAGCTTGTTTTGGAAGCTGCCAAGGCGCCTTTCGAAGCAGGAGGTATGTGCTATAGCTTTTCGGGGTAA
- the infC gene encoding translation initiation factor IF-3 — MAFRGNDRRGQRRQDQVRRNERIRIPKVRVVDEDGEQLGVMDTRDALDRAREKGLDLVEVAPNADPPVCKIMDYGKFKFQQKKKLQEAKKKQTVIKIKEVKFRPKTDEHDYQTKLKKIINFLDGGDRCKVTVFFRGREIVHKDRGLMVLERVVEDTQDLAKVESRPLSEGRTMTMMLAPVKK, encoded by the coding sequence ATAGCTTTTCGGGGTAACGACCGTCGAGGTCAACGACGTCAGGATCAGGTCCGCCGCAACGAAAGAATCCGCATTCCCAAGGTGCGGGTGGTTGACGAGGACGGTGAGCAGTTGGGTGTCATGGACACTCGTGATGCATTGGATCGCGCTCGCGAAAAGGGCCTCGATCTCGTTGAGGTTGCGCCCAACGCCGATCCGCCGGTCTGTAAGATCATGGACTACGGAAAGTTCAAATTCCAGCAGAAGAAAAAGCTGCAGGAAGCCAAGAAGAAACAGACCGTCATCAAGATCAAGGAAGTCAAGTTCCGGCCGAAAACCGATGAGCACGATTACCAGACCAAGCTCAAGAAGATAATTAACTTTCTGGATGGAGGCGACCGCTGCAAGGTCACCGTCTTCTTCCGGGGACGCGAAATCGTCCACAAGGACCGCGGGCTGATGGTGCTCGAGCGGGTTGTGGAGGATACGCAGGATTTAGCCAAAGTTGAGAGCAGGCCGTTGTCTGAGGGACGGACGATGACAATGATGCTTGCTCCCGTGAAAAAATAG
- the rplT gene encoding 50S ribosomal protein L20 produces the protein MRVKRGLAAKRRHKKYLKMAKGYRGAGSRLYRTARERVEKALCHAYKDRKRKKREFRKLWIMRINAAARINGLSYSRLMNGLKLAGIELNRKVLADMAVRNPEVFAKVAEAAKAKVS, from the coding sequence ATGAGAGTTAAACGCGGACTCGCTGCAAAGCGTCGTCACAAAAAGTATTTGAAAATGGCCAAGGGTTACCGCGGAGCCGGTAGCCGTCTGTACCGTACCGCTCGCGAGCGCGTGGAAAAGGCGTTGTGTCACGCCTACAAGGACCGCAAGCGCAAAAAACGCGAGTTCAGGAAGCTGTGGATCATGCGCATCAACGCCGCCGCCCGTATCAACGGCCTTTCCTACAGCCGCCTCATGAACGGTCTTAAGCTGGCCGGTATCGAGCTGAACCGCAAGGTCCTCGCCGACATGGCAGTGCGCAACCCCGAAGTGTTCGCCAAAGTCGCCGAGGCCGCCAAAGCCAAGGTGAGCTAA
- the pheS gene encoding phenylalanine--tRNA ligase subunit alpha: MSSELKSFLEGLDGLAQDCESRKGQACSLKELDELRIEFLGRKGKLAQLMGRLGKLDNADKPAGGKKANEVKQRITALIDSWQADLTATETSQAMSLFDPTMPGRKPAAGSLHPVTLVMDEVCGVLTGLGFEHAAGPEVENDWHNFEALNIPPEHPARDMQDTLYVSDNIVLRTHTSGMQIRSMLKRKPPVAVIAPGKVYRRDSDLTHTPMFHQIEGLLVDKKVSMGDLRGTLTVFVRQVFGPKTEVRFRPSFFPFTEPSAEVDISCVMCGGKGETGGKTCRVCKGTGWVEILGCGMVDPNVFKSVGYDPEEVTGFAFGMGIERIAMLKYGIGDLRMFFENDVRFLEQFA; this comes from the coding sequence GTGAGTAGTGAACTCAAGTCCTTCCTGGAAGGACTAGATGGCCTGGCCCAGGATTGCGAATCTCGCAAGGGCCAGGCCTGTTCGTTGAAGGAACTGGACGAACTGCGCATTGAATTCCTGGGCCGCAAGGGCAAACTGGCCCAGCTCATGGGCAGGCTCGGAAAGCTGGACAACGCCGACAAGCCCGCAGGTGGCAAGAAGGCCAACGAGGTCAAGCAGCGCATCACTGCGCTCATCGACTCGTGGCAGGCCGATCTGACCGCGACGGAGACGTCCCAGGCCATGTCCCTGTTCGATCCCACCATGCCTGGCCGAAAGCCCGCAGCCGGGTCCCTGCATCCGGTCACCCTCGTCATGGACGAGGTCTGCGGAGTGCTCACCGGACTCGGTTTTGAGCATGCCGCCGGTCCCGAGGTGGAGAACGACTGGCACAATTTCGAGGCCCTGAATATCCCGCCCGAGCACCCGGCCCGCGACATGCAGGACACCCTGTACGTCTCGGACAACATCGTCCTGCGCACCCACACTTCGGGCATGCAGATCCGGTCCATGCTCAAGCGGAAGCCGCCCGTGGCCGTCATCGCTCCGGGCAAGGTCTACCGCCGCGACTCCGACCTGACCCACACCCCCATGTTCCACCAGATCGAGGGGCTGCTGGTCGACAAAAAAGTCTCCATGGGCGACCTGCGCGGCACTCTGACCGTGTTCGTGCGCCAGGTCTTCGGTCCCAAGACCGAGGTCCGCTTCCGCCCGAGCTTCTTCCCGTTCACCGAACCCAGCGCCGAGGTCGATATCTCCTGCGTCATGTGCGGTGGCAAGGGGGAGACCGGCGGCAAGACCTGTCGCGTCTGCAAGGGCACCGGCTGGGTTGAGATTCTGGGATGCGGCATGGTCGATCCCAATGTCTTCAAGTCCGTGGGTTACGACCCGGAAGAGGTCACCGGTTTTGCTTTCGGCATGGGCATCGAGCGTATCGCCATGCTCAAGTACGGCATCGGCGACCTGCGCATGTTCTTCGAGAACGACGTCCGTTTCCTGGAACAGTTTGCATAG
- a CDS encoding tetratricopeptide repeat protein has product MEHFDNLDDYIADLKGKLKNNATCGNTHYNLGVAYLSRRDFMEAEREFLEAVSNSPKMAEAYVQLGGIAMQRNDLEGCLNYNVRATQERPFFAVPWGNIGFVLLQQGKTDEAHKALKKALKLDPEFVQAQATMSSLFITIGDYEEADKLLKTILDKHPEFGPAWNNKAIIDARFERWDDAKKCIAKAEEFGFPVEPDFKKEIEAN; this is encoded by the coding sequence ATGGAACACTTCGACAATCTCGACGATTACATCGCCGACCTCAAGGGCAAACTCAAAAACAACGCCACCTGCGGCAACACCCACTACAACCTGGGCGTGGCCTATCTGTCCCGCCGCGACTTCATGGAAGCCGAGCGGGAGTTTCTCGAGGCGGTCTCCAATTCCCCGAAGATGGCCGAGGCCTACGTTCAGTTGGGCGGTATTGCCATGCAGCGCAACGACCTGGAAGGGTGTCTCAACTATAACGTCCGGGCCACCCAGGAGCGTCCCTTCTTTGCTGTTCCGTGGGGCAACATCGGCTTCGTCCTGCTTCAGCAGGGCAAGACCGACGAGGCGCACAAGGCCCTGAAAAAGGCGCTCAAGCTCGACCCTGAGTTTGTTCAGGCCCAGGCCACCATGTCCTCCCTGTTCATCACCATCGGTGACTACGAGGAGGCGGACAAGCTGCTCAAGACCATTTTGGACAAACATCCCGAGTTCGGCCCGGCATGGAACAACAAGGCCATCATCGACGCCCGTTTCGAGCGCTGGGACGATGCCAAGAAGTGCATCGCCAAGGCCGAAGAGTTCGGCTTCCCGGTCGAGCCCGATTTCAAGAAGGAAATCGAGGCGAATTAG
- a CDS encoding DVU0298 family protein translates to MSRFRRVKKTLREILADPAWQDRLSELDDYPPNILVPPLLNLRLDKEELVRWRSVTAFGITAARLADASMEKARTLMRTCMWYMNEESGNLGWGIPHFMAEAMVRHERIAVEFHKILASYIFCDEECDGNFLDHPELRRDVFWGLARLAGERPEYVVGAERFLITALDEEDSYNRAYAAWALGGIKAASAREKLTQLDADATAIRTFADNELMDVTVGEIASEALRALD, encoded by the coding sequence ATGTCCCGATTCCGCCGCGTAAAGAAGACGCTTCGCGAGATACTAGCCGACCCGGCATGGCAGGACCGCCTGTCCGAGCTGGATGACTATCCTCCCAATATCCTGGTGCCTCCGCTGCTGAACCTGCGTCTGGACAAGGAAGAGTTGGTCCGCTGGCGCTCGGTCACGGCTTTCGGGATCACTGCCGCCCGACTGGCGGACGCGTCCATGGAAAAGGCGCGGACGCTCATGCGTACCTGCATGTGGTATATGAACGAGGAATCCGGCAACCTGGGGTGGGGTATCCCGCACTTCATGGCCGAGGCCATGGTCCGGCACGAACGGATTGCTGTCGAGTTTCACAAGATCCTCGCCTCCTACATCTTCTGCGACGAGGAGTGCGACGGCAACTTCCTGGATCATCCGGAGTTGCGACGGGACGTGTTCTGGGGGCTGGCCCGTCTGGCCGGGGAGCGTCCCGAATACGTGGTCGGGGCCGAACGCTTCCTGATAACGGCCCTGGACGAGGAGGACTCGTACAACCGGGCTTACGCCGCCTGGGCTCTGGGCGGCATCAAGGCCGCGTCCGCGCGGGAGAAGTTGACGCAACTCGATGCCGACGCCACGGCAATCCGTACCTTCGCGGATAATGAATTGATGGACGTCACGGTGGGGGAAATTGCCTCCGAGGCCTTGCGGGCCCTCGATTGA
- the rpmI gene encoding 50S ribosomal protein L35 — MPKIKTRRAAAKRFSKTATGKFKRRRKNLRHILTKKNAKRKRRLGQSTTVDGANMKAVRRQLPNG; from the coding sequence ATGCCCAAGATCAAAACCCGTCGCGCTGCTGCCAAGCGGTTCTCCAAGACCGCTACCGGCAAGTTCAAGCGCCGCAGGAAGAACTTGCGTCACATCCTGACCAAGAAGAACGCCAAGCGCAAACGTCGCCTGGGCCAGTCCACCACCGTGGATGGCGCCAACATGAAGGCCGTTCGTCGTCAGCTGCCCAACGGCTAG
- the pheT gene encoding phenylalanine--tRNA ligase subunit beta, whose product MLVSLNWLREFVPYEGEVQALGDKLTMLGLELEGIVDPFEAVKDIVIGFVAACETHPESDHLSVCTVDVGGPETLTIVCGAPNVAKGQKVPVATVGTIMPDGMKIKKAKLRGVKSMGMICSERELGFSEDHEGIWVLDDSLTVGDKLVDALNLERVVFDFDITPNRADCLSILGFARETALAFELPLTLPKLNLVESGGNAADEVKIIIDDPELCPLYNARLLHGVETRKAPDWMRFKLLALGQRPISNIVDCTNYIMFELGQPLHSFDFDLVEDATIRVAPATDGMKFTTLDNVERTLTANDLLIWDGKKPVGLAGVMGGANSEMNSGSTNVLLEAAVFRPGTIRKTARRLALPSDASYRFERGVDQVMNRFAMDRAAQLMSETSGGTVVSGVASNEPVPWKDRKHGYRHDRCMSLLGLNLEPEFAKKVFTLEGCHVDDSDPANWTVSSPSHRLDLEREVDLYEEVGRVYGLDRIPAVLPKVSKSMDIADLGQSVYGFIKNIKTWGAGVGLKEAINYSFVGDDDLDRLGLPAEGRVHIANPLSEDQNVMRTDLAPGLLNTLKHNLAQSNNHVRIFEVAKRFVADAESETETAEAVHLGMLLYGPRHAQEWPQAAGDVDYLDVKGLVEHLISDRLKLEEPQFSLVGEHAYLEPCVSVTVGGEAVGMVGKVKGDMADYYHARKDVWLADLDLDALRAMTDAHKITFSPLPVFPASRRDVTVIGPATLPAGAIREAIEGAGIQILESVELVAEFVPEGQAEDKDKERNLSFRLTYRHPTKTLKDKQVDKEHKKVLEALEKNLPIRF is encoded by the coding sequence ATGTTAGTCAGCTTGAATTGGTTGCGTGAATTCGTCCCCTACGAGGGGGAAGTCCAGGCGTTGGGCGACAAACTCACCATGCTCGGCCTTGAGCTGGAGGGAATCGTCGATCCCTTCGAGGCCGTCAAGGATATCGTGATCGGGTTCGTCGCGGCGTGCGAAACCCACCCCGAGTCGGACCACCTGTCGGTCTGCACCGTGGACGTGGGCGGCCCCGAAACCCTGACCATCGTCTGCGGCGCGCCCAACGTGGCCAAGGGCCAGAAGGTCCCGGTGGCCACTGTGGGCACGATCATGCCCGACGGCATGAAGATCAAGAAGGCCAAGCTGCGCGGCGTCAAGTCCATGGGCATGATCTGCTCTGAACGTGAACTCGGCTTCTCCGAGGACCACGAGGGCATTTGGGTTCTGGACGATTCCCTGACTGTCGGCGACAAGCTGGTGGACGCACTCAATCTGGAGCGGGTTGTCTTCGATTTCGACATCACGCCCAACCGGGCCGACTGCCTCTCCATCCTCGGGTTCGCCCGCGAGACAGCCTTGGCCTTCGAGCTGCCCCTGACCCTGCCTAAGCTCAACTTGGTGGAGTCCGGAGGCAACGCGGCCGACGAGGTCAAGATCATCATCGACGATCCCGAGCTTTGCCCGCTATACAACGCCCGTCTGCTGCACGGCGTGGAGACCCGCAAGGCTCCGGACTGGATGCGCTTCAAGCTTCTGGCCTTGGGACAGCGCCCCATTTCCAACATCGTCGACTGCACCAACTACATCATGTTCGAGTTGGGGCAGCCGCTGCACTCCTTTGATTTCGACCTGGTGGAGGACGCCACCATCCGCGTGGCCCCGGCCACGGACGGTATGAAGTTCACCACGCTGGACAACGTCGAGCGCACCCTCACTGCCAACGACCTGCTCATCTGGGACGGCAAGAAGCCCGTGGGCCTGGCCGGTGTCATGGGCGGCGCCAACTCCGAGATGAACTCGGGGTCCACCAACGTGCTGCTCGAGGCCGCCGTGTTCCGTCCTGGCACCATCCGCAAGACCGCCCGCCGCCTGGCGCTGCCGTCCGACGCTTCCTACCGCTTCGAGCGGGGCGTGGATCAGGTCATGAACCGGTTCGCCATGGATCGCGCCGCGCAGCTCATGTCCGAGACCTCCGGCGGCACCGTGGTTTCCGGCGTGGCCTCCAACGAGCCCGTTCCGTGGAAGGACCGCAAGCACGGCTACCGCCACGACCGCTGCATGTCGTTGCTCGGTCTGAATCTGGAACCCGAATTTGCCAAGAAGGTCTTCACCCTGGAAGGGTGCCACGTGGACGATTCCGACCCGGCCAACTGGACCGTGTCCAGCCCGTCCCACCGCCTGGATCTGGAGCGGGAAGTGGACCTGTACGAAGAAGTAGGCCGCGTCTACGGCCTGGACCGCATCCCGGCGGTGCTGCCCAAAGTGTCCAAGTCCATGGATATCGCCGACCTCGGCCAGTCCGTGTATGGTTTCATCAAGAATATCAAGACCTGGGGCGCAGGCGTCGGCCTTAAAGAGGCCATCAATTACTCCTTTGTGGGTGACGACGATCTCGACCGCCTCGGCCTGCCCGCCGAGGGTCGCGTGCACATCGCCAATCCGCTCTCCGAGGACCAGAACGTCATGCGCACCGACCTGGCGCCGGGCCTGCTGAACACGCTGAAGCATAACCTGGCCCAGTCCAACAACCATGTCCGCATCTTCGAAGTGGCCAAGCGGTTTGTTGCCGACGCCGAGTCCGAGACCGAGACCGCCGAGGCCGTGCACCTTGGCATGCTGCTTTACGGCCCGCGCCATGCGCAGGAGTGGCCCCAGGCTGCCGGAGACGTGGACTACCTGGACGTCAAGGGACTGGTGGAGCACCTGATTTCCGATCGCCTGAAGCTCGAGGAGCCGCAGTTCTCCCTGGTGGGCGAGCACGCCTACCTGGAGCCGTGCGTATCCGTGACCGTGGGCGGCGAAGCCGTCGGCATGGTGGGCAAGGTTAAGGGAGACATGGCCGACTATTACCATGCCCGCAAAGATGTCTGGCTGGCAGACCTCGACCTGGACGCACTGCGCGCCATGACTGATGCGCACAAGATTACGTTCAGCCCGCTGCCCGTGTTCCCGGCCAGCCGTCGCGACGTGACGGTCATCGGCCCGGCGACCCTGCCTGCGGGAGCCATCCGCGAGGCCATCGAGGGCGCTGGCATCCAGATTCTGGAGTCCGTGGAACTGGTGGCCGAGTTCGTGCCCGAAGGCCAGGCCGAGGACAAGGACAAGGAACGGAATCTCTCCTTCCGCCTGACCTACCGCCACCCCACCAAGACCCTCAAGGACAAGCAGGTGGACAAGGAGCACAAGAAGGTGC